Proteins encoded by one window of Aliidongia dinghuensis:
- the pcaB gene encoding 3-carboxy-cis,cis-muconate cycloisomerase — MTGSTVFDSALFRDMFGTPEMRAVFTDEALVSRYLEAEAALARAQARAGIVPHEAAAAIDAASRSVVIDYEKLRHETEIVGYPILPLVHQLAAAAGEAGRYVHWGATTQDIMDTANVLQIRDALGIVDRDLKEVRTILADMARKHRDTPMAGRTHLQQALPITFGYKAAVWLASIDRHIERVAEALPRVLVGEFSGAAGTLASLGEGGLDVQKLFCDELGLAQPPITWHVARDGIAEAVTLLGLITGTLGKIATDVMLMSATEFGEVSEPFVPGRGASSTMPQKRNPISSELMLAAAKAVRQHVATMLDGMIHDFERATGPWHLEWVALPESFLLTASALANAKFMLAGLVVHEDRMRANLGLTHGLIVAEAVMMAAAPRLGRQHAHDVVYDACRKAIESGGTLAAILADVPEVVDALGGVDVVRRRCDPANYLGLCGEMIDRVLGHPPTGAR; from the coding sequence ATGACCGGCAGCACAGTTTTCGATTCCGCGCTGTTCCGCGACATGTTCGGGACGCCCGAGATGCGGGCCGTCTTCACGGACGAAGCGCTGGTCTCGCGCTATCTCGAGGCCGAGGCGGCGCTCGCTCGCGCGCAAGCCCGGGCGGGCATCGTGCCGCACGAGGCGGCGGCCGCGATCGACGCCGCCTCGCGGTCCGTCGTCATCGACTACGAGAAGCTGCGCCACGAAACGGAAATCGTGGGATATCCGATCCTGCCGCTCGTCCATCAGCTGGCCGCCGCCGCGGGTGAAGCCGGCCGCTACGTCCATTGGGGTGCCACGACCCAGGACATCATGGACACGGCCAACGTGCTCCAGATCCGGGACGCTCTCGGCATCGTCGACCGTGACCTGAAAGAGGTCCGCACGATCCTCGCCGACATGGCGCGGAAGCATCGCGACACGCCGATGGCCGGCCGGACCCATCTGCAGCAAGCGCTGCCCATCACGTTCGGCTACAAGGCAGCCGTGTGGCTCGCCTCGATCGATCGCCACATCGAGCGCGTCGCCGAGGCACTGCCGCGTGTGCTGGTCGGCGAGTTTTCGGGCGCAGCCGGTACGCTTGCCTCCCTCGGCGAGGGCGGCCTCGATGTCCAAAAGCTGTTTTGCGACGAGCTCGGCCTCGCTCAGCCGCCGATCACCTGGCACGTGGCCCGCGACGGCATTGCGGAGGCGGTGACGCTGCTCGGCCTCATTACCGGCACGCTCGGCAAGATCGCAACCGACGTCATGCTGATGTCGGCGACCGAGTTCGGCGAAGTCTCCGAACCCTTCGTGCCCGGCCGCGGCGCTTCCTCGACGATGCCGCAGAAGCGCAATCCGATCTCGAGCGAGTTGATGCTCGCGGCCGCAAAGGCCGTGCGCCAGCACGTCGCGACCATGCTCGACGGCATGATCCACGACTTCGAGCGGGCGACCGGCCCCTGGCATCTCGAATGGGTGGCACTGCCGGAGAGTTTCCTGCTCACGGCATCAGCCCTTGCCAACGCGAAGTTCATGCTCGCCGGCCTGGTGGTCCATGAGGACCGCATGCGCGCCAATCTCGGCCTGACCCACGGCCTGATCGTGGCTGAGGCCGTCATGATGGCCGCCGCCCCCAGGCTCGGCCGCCAGCATGCCCACGACGTCGTGTACGACGCCTGCCGCAAGGCGATCGAAAGCGGCGGCACCCTCGCGGCAATCCTGGCCGACGTGCCGGAGGTCGTGGACGCGCTGGGCGGTGTAGACGTCGTCCGCCGTCGCTGCGACCCCGCCAACTACCTGGGCCTCTGCGGCGAGATGATCGACCGCGTTCTCGGCCACCCGCCGACCGGGGCGCGCTGA